The following are encoded in a window of Saccharothrix longispora genomic DNA:
- the nikE gene encoding ABC transporter ATP-binding protein: MSLLELRDLSVHYRGADGGDVAAVRSVNLSLAAGETLGLAGESGCGKSTVAMSVLRLLPRDARVEGRVLLDGEDVRTMSWGRLRAVRWAAASVVFQGAMHALNPVHRVGDQIAEPMRLHGVEGSVRDLLDQVELPARAARAYPHELSGGQKQRVMIAMALACRPRLVVADEPTTALDVVVQAQVLDVLKRLVAERGIGLVMISHDLSVLASTCDRLAVMRDGEVVEEGPAREVIHHPTHPHTRALAAAFPTVGDPASRHAGDGTAGEVLLRAEGVRVDYGRTTAVAGVDLEVRRGEILALVGQSGSGKTTLARTLLGLRKPTAGRVLFGGAPLPRSASGLRAYRRQVQLVLQDPTSALNPRHSVYEAVAEGLRIHGVAGDERERVAEALAQAELRPPERFFPSLPHQLSGGQRQRVVIAGALALGPRLLIADEPVASLDASVRGEILALLLRLRRDLDLGALVITHDLGLAWTIADRVAVMYRGEIVEQGTVEQVLLAPRHDYTRTLLAAVPSYRVPG; this comes from the coding sequence GTGAGCCTGCTGGAGCTGCGGGACCTGAGCGTGCACTACCGCGGCGCGGACGGCGGCGACGTCGCGGCGGTGCGGTCGGTGAACCTGTCGCTCGCGGCGGGCGAGACGCTGGGGCTGGCCGGCGAGTCGGGCTGCGGCAAGTCCACCGTGGCCATGTCGGTGCTGCGGCTGCTGCCGCGCGACGCCCGCGTCGAGGGCCGGGTGCTGCTCGACGGCGAGGACGTGCGGACCATGTCGTGGGGCCGGCTGCGCGCGGTGCGGTGGGCGGCGGCCTCGGTGGTGTTCCAGGGCGCGATGCACGCGCTCAACCCGGTGCACCGCGTCGGGGACCAGATCGCCGAGCCGATGCGGCTGCACGGCGTGGAGGGCTCCGTGCGGGACCTGCTCGACCAGGTGGAGCTGCCCGCGCGGGCAGCCCGCGCCTACCCGCACGAGCTGTCGGGCGGGCAGAAGCAGCGGGTGATGATCGCGATGGCGCTCGCGTGCCGGCCGAGGCTGGTCGTGGCCGACGAACCCACCACCGCGCTCGACGTGGTGGTGCAGGCACAGGTCCTCGACGTGCTCAAGCGGCTGGTCGCCGAACGCGGCATCGGACTGGTCATGATCAGCCACGACCTGTCCGTGCTGGCCTCGACGTGCGACCGGCTGGCGGTGATGCGGGACGGCGAGGTGGTCGAGGAGGGCCCCGCGCGCGAGGTCATCCACCACCCCACCCACCCGCACACCCGCGCCCTGGCCGCCGCCTTCCCCACCGTGGGCGACCCGGCCTCGCGCCACGCCGGCGACGGCACCGCGGGCGAGGTGCTGCTGCGCGCCGAGGGCGTCCGGGTCGACTACGGCCGCACCACCGCCGTGGCGGGCGTGGACCTGGAGGTCCGCCGGGGCGAGATCCTGGCGCTGGTCGGCCAGTCCGGCTCCGGCAAGACCACCCTCGCCCGGACCCTGCTGGGCCTGCGGAAACCCACCGCGGGGCGGGTCCTGTTCGGCGGCGCCCCGCTGCCACGCTCCGCTTCGGGCCTGCGCGCCTACCGCCGCCAGGTCCAGCTCGTGCTCCAGGACCCGACCAGCGCCCTGAACCCGAGGCACTCGGTGTACGAGGCCGTCGCCGAAGGGCTGCGCATCCACGGCGTGGCCGGCGACGAGCGCGAGCGCGTGGCCGAGGCCCTCGCCCAAGCCGAGCTGCGCCCACCGGAGCGCTTCTTCCCGTCCCTGCCGCACCAGCTCTCCGGCGGTCAGCGCCAGCGCGTCGTCATCGCCGGCGCCCTGGCCCTGGGGCCGCGCCTGCTGATCGCCGACGAGCCGGTGGCCTCGCTCGACGCCTCCGTGCGCGGCGAGATCCTGGCCCTGCTGCTGCGCCTGCGCCGCGACCTGGACCTGGGCGCCCTGGTGATCACGCACGACCTGGGCCTGGCGTGGACCATCGCCGACCGGGTGGCCGTGATGTACCGGGGCGAGATCGTCGAGCAGGGCACGGTGGAGCAGGTACTGCTCGCGCCGCGGCACGACTACACGCGCACCCTGCTGGCCGCCGTGCCGTCGTACCGGGTGCCCGGCTGA
- a CDS encoding NmrA family NAD(P)-binding protein → MPILVTGATGTVGGAVVRRLLAAGHEVRALTRDPAAARLPAGVEVVAGDFTDPPSLLPALRGVERVHLVSMEGDGSAIVDVLREAGVRRLTHLGHDDPGRADDDPLESWHRAFHRAIGSSGIGWTHLFPGEFMANTREWAPSIRAEGVVRAPFGDWNSALVHEDDIAAIVVRALLTDGHEGRTYRPTGPAPVRRRDAVRLIGEAVGRPVRFVELSPEQARELWRDVYPPQVVEWFLEMGRYPEGNTWVSPDVEEVLGRRALTFERWAHDHAADFR, encoded by the coding sequence ATGCCGATTCTCGTCACCGGGGCGACCGGGACCGTCGGCGGTGCCGTGGTGCGCCGACTGCTCGCCGCGGGCCACGAGGTCCGCGCCCTGACCCGCGACCCCGCCGCCGCCCGCTTACCGGCCGGGGTGGAGGTGGTGGCGGGCGACTTCACCGACCCGCCGTCCCTGCTCCCGGCGCTGCGCGGTGTCGAGCGGGTCCACCTGGTGTCGATGGAGGGCGACGGTTCCGCGATCGTCGACGTCCTGCGCGAGGCGGGCGTGCGGCGGCTCACCCACCTGGGTCACGACGACCCGGGCCGCGCCGACGACGACCCGCTGGAGTCCTGGCACCGGGCGTTCCACCGGGCGATCGGGTCGTCGGGCATCGGGTGGACCCACCTGTTCCCCGGCGAGTTCATGGCCAACACCCGGGAGTGGGCGCCGTCGATCCGCGCGGAGGGTGTCGTGCGTGCGCCGTTCGGGGACTGGAACAGCGCCCTGGTCCACGAGGACGACATCGCGGCGATCGTCGTGCGGGCGCTGCTGACCGACGGGCACGAGGGCCGCACCTACCGGCCCACCGGTCCGGCGCCGGTGCGCCGGCGCGACGCGGTCCGGCTGATCGGCGAGGCGGTGGGCCGCCCGGTCCGGTTCGTGGAACTGAGCCCCGAGCAGGCCCGCGAACTGTGGCGCGACGTGTACCCGCCGCAGGTGGTGGAGTGGTTCCTGGAGATGGGGCGGTACCCGGAGGGCAACACGTGGGTGTCCCCGGACGTCGAGGAGGTCCTGGGGCGGCGGGCGCTGACCTTCGAGCGGTG
- a CDS encoding HAD family hydrolase has product MDERRIDAVVLDWGGVLTVSVPTFIEDWLTSENIDRDRYGTTVRGWMGRDAAPDNPVFRLETGELTTHEFEALLAAELVTLDGREVASTGLLRRMFGSAHPDPAMVDLVRGLRADGITTALLSNSWGEGYPEDLLLELFDTIVISGRVGLRKPDPRIFEHTLDRLGLPAHRCVFFDDAPVNVEGARAVGMHAHRHTDAESTRAVIDQLRGAAA; this is encoded by the coding sequence GTGGACGAACGGCGCATCGACGCGGTGGTGCTGGACTGGGGCGGTGTGCTCACGGTCTCCGTGCCCACCTTCATCGAGGACTGGCTGACCAGCGAGAACATCGACCGGGACCGCTACGGCACCACCGTGCGCGGCTGGATGGGGCGCGACGCCGCCCCCGACAACCCCGTGTTCCGCCTGGAGACCGGCGAACTGACCACGCACGAGTTCGAGGCGCTGCTCGCCGCCGAACTGGTCACCCTCGACGGCCGCGAGGTGGCCTCCACCGGGCTGCTGCGCCGCATGTTCGGCAGCGCCCACCCCGACCCCGCGATGGTCGACCTGGTGCGCGGACTGCGCGCCGACGGCATCACCACCGCGCTGCTGTCCAACAGCTGGGGCGAGGGCTACCCCGAGGACCTGCTGCTGGAGCTGTTCGACACCATCGTGATCAGCGGTCGCGTCGGTCTGCGCAAACCCGACCCGCGCATCTTCGAGCACACCCTCGACCGGCTCGGCCTGCCCGCCCACCGCTGCGTCTTCTTCGACGACGCCCCGGTCAACGTCGAGGGCGCCCGCGCCGTGGGCATGCACGCGCACCGGCACACCGACGCCGAGTCCACGCGCGCCGTGATCGACCAGCTCAGGGGAGCCGCCGCATGA
- a CDS encoding acyl-CoA dehydrogenase family protein: MDFAYDARTEELREKLLRFMDEHVYPAEPVAARQLAEAADPWARPAVLADLKAEARRQGLWNLFLPDTEHGAGLTNLQYAPLAEITGRSPHLAPEALNCAAPDTGNMEVLAMFGTEAQKKQWLRPLLDGEIRSAFCMTEPDVASSDATNIATSIVRDGDEYVVNGRKWWSSGAMNPDCAIFIVMGKTDPDAERHRQQAMILVPRDTPGVRVERGMHVFGYTDASHGGHAEIVFDDVRVPADNLVAGEGEGFAIAQARLGPGRIHHCMRLIGIAERALELMCRRAVSRVAFGKPIARQGVVQEWIAESRVRIEQARLLVLKTAWLMDTVGNKGAHTEIQAIKIGTPLMAEWVLDKAIQAHGAGGVSQDFPLAELWASARTLRLADGPDEVHRMSLAKRELRKYL, translated from the coding sequence ATGGACTTCGCCTACGACGCCAGGACCGAGGAACTGCGGGAGAAGCTGCTGCGGTTCATGGACGAGCACGTGTACCCGGCCGAACCCGTCGCCGCGCGCCAGCTCGCCGAGGCCGCCGACCCGTGGGCGCGCCCCGCCGTCCTCGCCGACCTCAAGGCCGAGGCCCGCCGCCAGGGCCTGTGGAACCTGTTCCTGCCCGATACCGAGCACGGCGCCGGCCTGACCAACCTCCAGTACGCGCCGCTGGCCGAGATCACCGGCCGCAGCCCGCACCTGGCCCCGGAGGCGCTCAACTGCGCCGCGCCCGACACCGGGAACATGGAGGTGCTGGCGATGTTCGGCACCGAGGCGCAGAAGAAGCAGTGGCTGCGCCCGCTGCTCGACGGCGAGATCCGCTCCGCGTTCTGCATGACCGAACCCGACGTCGCCTCCTCCGACGCCACCAACATCGCCACCAGCATCGTGCGCGACGGCGACGAGTACGTGGTCAACGGCCGCAAGTGGTGGTCCTCCGGGGCGATGAACCCCGACTGCGCGATCTTCATCGTGATGGGCAAGACCGACCCCGACGCCGAACGGCACCGCCAGCAGGCGATGATCCTCGTCCCGCGCGACACGCCGGGCGTGCGCGTCGAGCGCGGCATGCACGTCTTCGGCTACACCGACGCCTCCCACGGCGGCCACGCCGAGATCGTGTTCGACGACGTCCGCGTGCCCGCCGACAACCTCGTCGCCGGCGAGGGCGAGGGCTTCGCCATCGCCCAGGCCCGCCTCGGCCCCGGCCGCATCCACCACTGCATGCGCCTGATCGGCATCGCCGAACGCGCCCTGGAGCTGATGTGCCGACGCGCGGTGTCGCGCGTCGCCTTCGGCAAGCCCATCGCGCGCCAGGGCGTCGTGCAGGAGTGGATCGCCGAGTCCCGGGTGCGCATCGAGCAGGCCCGGCTGCTGGTGCTCAAGACCGCGTGGCTGATGGACACCGTCGGCAACAAGGGCGCGCACACCGAGATCCAGGCCATCAAGATCGGCACGCCGCTGATGGCCGAGTGGGTCCTCGACAAGGCCATCCAGGCGCACGGCGCGGGCGGCGTGAGCCAGGACTTCCCCCTGGCCGAGCTGTGGGCCTCCGCCCGGACCCTGCGCCTGGCCGACGGCCCCGACGAGGTCCACCGCATGTCGCTGGCCAAGCGGGAACTCAGGAAGTACCTGTAG
- a CDS encoding ABC transporter permease, which yields MTTIAWQRRRAAARATWREFAAQRGGVAGLVGLGVIAVLALLAPLVTDTAGLDVTRVTAAPWEPPSTGHWLGTDHNGRSVLLLTWWGTRISLVVGLAATVLSVLIGTVVGIAAAHFGGWVSALLMRFTDFFLVLPSLVLAIALSTVLPRGLATIVLAIGVTSWPGTARLVRAQTLAVEARPFIERARALGGGHAHVVGRHVLPAVLPLVFVNTTLTVASAIVAESTLSFLGLGDPTRVSWGSMLHAANMHGAVSQRAWWFLIPPGLGVVCVVLAFTLVGRALETVLNPRLKGER from the coding sequence ATGACGACGATCGCGTGGCAGCGCCGCCGGGCCGCGGCCCGGGCGACGTGGCGCGAGTTCGCCGCCCAGCGCGGCGGCGTGGCCGGCCTGGTCGGGCTCGGCGTGATCGCGGTGCTGGCGCTGCTCGCGCCGCTGGTGACCGACACCGCCGGGCTGGACGTGACGCGGGTGACGGCCGCGCCGTGGGAGCCGCCGTCGACCGGGCACTGGCTGGGCACCGACCACAACGGCCGCTCGGTGCTGCTGCTGACCTGGTGGGGCACCCGCATCTCGCTGGTCGTGGGCCTGGCCGCGACCGTGCTTTCGGTGCTCATCGGCACCGTCGTCGGCATCGCCGCGGCGCACTTCGGCGGCTGGGTGTCGGCGCTGCTGATGCGGTTCACCGACTTCTTCCTGGTGCTGCCCTCGCTGGTGCTGGCCATCGCCCTGTCCACCGTGCTGCCGCGCGGCCTGGCCACGATCGTGCTGGCCATCGGCGTGACGTCGTGGCCGGGGACCGCGCGGCTGGTGCGCGCGCAGACCCTGGCGGTGGAGGCGCGGCCGTTCATCGAACGCGCCCGCGCCCTGGGCGGCGGCCACGCGCACGTCGTGGGCCGGCACGTGCTGCCCGCCGTGCTGCCGCTGGTGTTCGTCAACACCACGCTGACCGTGGCCAGCGCGATCGTGGCGGAGTCGACGCTGTCGTTCCTGGGGCTGGGCGACCCCACGCGCGTGTCGTGGGGGTCGATGCTGCACGCGGCGAACATGCACGGCGCGGTGTCTCAGCGCGCCTGGTGGTTCCTGATCCCGCCCGGCCTGGGCGTGGTGTGCGTGGTGCTGGCGTTCACGCTGGTCGGGCGGGCGCTGGAGACCGTGCTCAACCCGCGGTTGAAGGGGGAGCGGTGA
- a CDS encoding phosphotransferase family protein: MTEPPTPDLPTPDLPGLDLRRLAAHLGTAALTGELIPGGRSNLTYRVTDGAHRWVLRRPPLGHVLATAHDMTREHRVISALAGTAVPVPAVELLCEDTDVIGAPFYLMEEVPGQALRHRDQCPWLTPDKARALSDRLVDVLADLHAVDPADVGLTDFGRPEGFLTRQVTRWGKQLDASRSRELPGIDELRDRLGATVPRSARATIVHGDYRLDNVLVTEDPVDISAVLDWEMATLGDPLADVGLLCVYWNGIGAREDDPVTGTVPTLPGFTGAGEMVRRYAERSGADVTDLDWYTAFAYFKLAVILEGIHFRFTRGKTVGAGFDQIGHLTLPLVRQGLAATAGER, translated from the coding sequence ATGACCGAACCACCCACCCCGGATCTGCCCACCCCGGATCTGCCCGGACTCGACCTGCGCCGGCTCGCCGCCCACCTCGGCACCGCCGCGCTGACCGGCGAACTCATCCCCGGCGGCCGGTCCAACCTCACCTACCGGGTCACCGACGGCGCGCACCGCTGGGTGCTGCGCCGCCCGCCGCTCGGGCACGTCCTCGCCACCGCGCACGACATGACCCGCGAGCACCGCGTCATCTCCGCCCTGGCCGGCACCGCGGTGCCCGTGCCCGCCGTCGAGCTGCTGTGCGAGGACACCGACGTCATCGGCGCGCCGTTCTACCTGATGGAAGAGGTGCCCGGCCAGGCCCTGCGCCACCGCGACCAGTGCCCGTGGCTGACCCCGGACAAGGCGCGCGCCCTGTCCGACCGGCTCGTCGACGTGCTGGCCGACCTGCACGCCGTGGACCCCGCCGACGTCGGCCTGACCGACTTCGGCCGCCCCGAGGGCTTCCTCACCCGCCAGGTCACCCGCTGGGGCAAGCAGCTCGACGCCTCCCGCAGCCGCGAGCTGCCCGGCATCGACGAACTGCGCGACCGGCTCGGCGCCACCGTCCCCCGCTCCGCCCGCGCCACGATCGTGCACGGCGACTACCGGCTCGACAACGTGCTCGTCACCGAGGACCCCGTCGACATCAGCGCCGTCCTGGACTGGGAGATGGCCACCCTCGGCGACCCGCTCGCCGACGTCGGCCTGCTGTGCGTGTACTGGAACGGCATCGGTGCCCGCGAGGACGACCCCGTCACCGGCACCGTGCCCACGCTGCCCGGCTTCACCGGCGCCGGGGAGATGGTGCGGCGCTACGCCGAGCGCAGCGGCGCCGACGTCACGGACCTCGACTGGTACACGGCGTTCGCCTACTTCAAGCTCGCCGTGATCCTGGAGGGCATCCACTTCCGCTTCACCCGGGGCAAGACCGTGGGCGCCGGGTTCGACCAGATCGGCCACCTCACCCTGCCATTGGTCAGGCAGGGACTCGCCGCGACCGCAGGAGAGCGCTGA